The Fructilactobacillus ixorae genome has a window encoding:
- the dnaE gene encoding DNA polymerase III subunit alpha: protein MAYAPLQNISSYSLLQSTTKLPDLVSAAKKQGYNAVALTDQNVMYGAVAFEKEARQQGLKPIIGLKLTVQGTVLTEHQFELVLLAKNQTGYQNLMQLSSLAMTKSDALTLDQMADWLTDLFVLLPESSEALSLLDYDRPADAIQVVQTLTALADPEAVKLGLPMDATAAVITARQAVADATQTELVALNAVDYLQATDYFDVRVLRSIDTGTPLGSIPEQQALLGKHWLRPAQEVEQAYQQQSLQAALTVNQKIVAACDVHIPKQTPHLPRFETPNQESAIAYLQELCTKGLADRLHQAPPAAYTERLQHELDVIDRMGFSDYFLIVWDVINFAHQQHIITGPGRGSAAGSLVAYVLRITDVDPIKYDLLFERFLNEERAQMPDIDMDIPDDQRDEILQYVHDRYGDTHVAQIITFGTLGAKQAIRDVGRVFGMRPEQMNQWSAAIPNHLHQTLSNALQESQKLQNLIADQPLNATLFKTAQQLEGLPRHYSTHAAGVILSDQPIVEKAPVQAGNEGLLMTQYSKYYVEDVGLLKIDFLGLRNLSIMANILQIVHNQLDADFDVTKIDLNDSQTMELFQAGRTNGVFQFESSGIKQVLRRMHPDRFELIAAVNALYRPGPMENIDTFIKRKNGQEEYHYQNAAIQKILGATYGIIVYQEQVMQLAATMAGFSLGQADVLRRAMSKKHHQEMESMRERFISGSLHNGYSQETAEQTFAYIEQFASYGFNKSHAVAYSKMAVELAYLKAHFPGPFFTALLNSVLGNQVKIRNYIQEAKDDGISVLPPDINRSELDFTYQDQGIRFGLRAVKGLRSDLMQALITTRREEGDFRDLNDVIQRLPQKFRKVEPLQTLAAVGAFDQFGYNRRELSEAIPKFISAADLSGSLLASIPGMEVEIQRKADWPAWQKINYESEYLGTFLSGHPVERYDQLKQRQNALRSNQLSAGQQHVNLVLLVNHIKSIRTKKGQLMAFVTASDQFGEVDLTLFPNVYQAAQEWLQPNQVVLVTGNVEERRGLQVVVDQLQPAANVVHQQTTGSKRLFLQILPTQEQPTQLQHLQALLQAHPGSVPVILYWASSKQRQLLPKAWQVNPSSDVMDQLQALLGTKNVVLK, encoded by the coding sequence ATGGCGTATGCACCATTACAAAATATTAGTTCCTACAGCTTATTGCAAAGTACAACTAAGCTACCAGACCTAGTTTCCGCTGCAAAGAAGCAGGGTTATAACGCTGTGGCGTTAACCGATCAAAACGTGATGTACGGAGCTGTCGCGTTTGAAAAGGAAGCCCGGCAGCAGGGGTTAAAACCAATCATCGGGTTAAAGCTAACGGTTCAGGGAACGGTTTTGACGGAGCACCAGTTCGAACTGGTGCTATTGGCCAAAAATCAAACCGGTTATCAAAATTTAATGCAGTTGTCGTCACTTGCGATGACAAAATCAGACGCGCTCACACTGGACCAAATGGCCGACTGGTTAACGGATCTGTTTGTGTTACTGCCAGAGAGTAGCGAAGCACTATCATTGCTAGACTATGACCGGCCCGCCGATGCCATTCAAGTCGTCCAGACCTTAACCGCCCTTGCCGATCCGGAGGCCGTCAAACTCGGCCTCCCAATGGATGCCACTGCTGCTGTGATTACTGCCCGGCAAGCCGTGGCAGATGCCACGCAGACCGAGTTAGTGGCCTTAAATGCCGTTGATTACTTACAAGCTACCGATTACTTTGACGTGCGGGTACTACGTTCCATTGATACGGGGACTCCACTCGGTTCAATTCCAGAACAACAGGCCCTGTTAGGCAAGCACTGGCTCCGACCAGCTCAGGAAGTGGAACAAGCCTACCAACAGCAATCCCTTCAGGCGGCGTTGACAGTTAACCAAAAAATTGTGGCCGCCTGTGACGTGCACATCCCCAAGCAAACACCGCATCTTCCGCGGTTTGAAACGCCTAATCAGGAGTCAGCAATTGCGTACCTCCAGGAGTTGTGTACGAAGGGCTTAGCCGACCGACTGCACCAGGCTCCCCCCGCGGCCTATACCGAGCGGTTGCAACATGAACTGGACGTCATTGACCGGATGGGTTTTAGCGACTACTTTTTGATTGTGTGGGATGTCATTAATTTTGCCCACCAGCAGCACATTATTACGGGACCGGGTCGGGGCTCTGCCGCGGGGTCGTTAGTGGCCTATGTTTTACGGATTACCGATGTCGACCCAATTAAGTACGACCTGCTGTTTGAACGATTTTTGAACGAAGAACGGGCCCAAATGCCAGATATTGACATGGATATTCCGGATGACCAACGTGATGAAATTCTGCAGTACGTGCATGATCGTTACGGTGACACCCACGTAGCCCAAATTATTACCTTTGGGACCCTCGGGGCCAAGCAAGCAATTCGCGATGTGGGCCGGGTGTTTGGAATGCGCCCCGAACAAATGAACCAGTGGAGCGCCGCGATTCCCAATCATTTGCACCAAACCCTAAGCAACGCTTTACAGGAGTCCCAAAAATTACAAAACCTAATTGCAGATCAACCGCTGAACGCGACCCTGTTTAAAACGGCCCAACAGTTAGAGGGCTTACCCCGTCACTACTCGACCCACGCAGCCGGGGTCATCTTAAGTGACCAACCAATCGTGGAAAAGGCGCCGGTTCAGGCCGGAAACGAAGGGTTACTAATGACCCAATACTCAAAGTACTACGTTGAAGATGTGGGCTTGTTAAAAATTGATTTCTTGGGGTTACGGAACCTCTCCATCATGGCGAACATTTTACAAATCGTGCACAACCAACTGGATGCCGATTTTGACGTGACTAAAATTGACCTTAATGATTCGCAGACTATGGAGCTATTTCAAGCCGGTCGAACCAACGGCGTGTTCCAGTTTGAATCCAGCGGGATTAAACAAGTACTGCGCCGAATGCACCCGGACCGCTTTGAACTAATTGCGGCGGTTAACGCCTTGTATCGTCCGGGTCCCATGGAAAACATTGATACCTTCATTAAACGGAAAAATGGGCAAGAAGAATATCATTACCAAAATGCGGCCATTCAAAAGATTTTGGGCGCAACCTATGGCATCATTGTTTATCAAGAACAAGTAATGCAGTTGGCCGCCACGATGGCCGGCTTTTCACTGGGACAAGCTGACGTGTTACGACGAGCCATGAGTAAGAAGCACCATCAAGAAATGGAGTCGATGCGGGAACGCTTTATTTCAGGATCCTTGCACAATGGCTATTCACAGGAAACGGCGGAGCAGACGTTTGCTTACATTGAACAGTTTGCAAGTTATGGTTTTAATAAATCCCACGCGGTTGCCTACAGTAAAATGGCGGTTGAGCTGGCCTATTTGAAGGCTCACTTTCCTGGGCCCTTTTTCACCGCTCTCTTGAATTCAGTCCTAGGTAATCAGGTTAAGATCAGAAACTACATTCAAGAAGCCAAGGACGATGGCATTTCCGTGTTACCGCCAGACATTAACCGAAGCGAGCTTGATTTTACGTATCAAGATCAAGGAATTCGGTTTGGTTTGCGAGCGGTGAAGGGGTTACGTTCTGATTTGATGCAAGCCCTCATTACGACGCGCAGAGAGGAAGGCGACTTTCGTGATCTAAACGATGTGATCCAACGGCTGCCTCAGAAATTTCGCAAGGTGGAACCCTTACAAACCCTCGCTGCAGTGGGGGCATTTGATCAGTTTGGTTATAATCGGCGGGAATTGAGCGAAGCGATTCCAAAGTTTATCAGTGCTGCTGATTTATCGGGCTCCCTGTTAGCTTCAATTCCAGGCATGGAGGTTGAGATTCAACGCAAAGCGGATTGGCCTGCTTGGCAGAAAATTAACTACGAAAGTGAGTACTTAGGGACCTTTTTGTCTGGGCATCCGGTGGAACGGTATGACCAACTAAAACAGAGGCAGAACGCCTTACGTAGCAACCAATTAAGTGCGGGACAACAACACGTTAACCTCGTGCTATTAGTGAATCACATCAAGAGCATTCGGACTAAAAAAGGCCAACTAATGGCCTTTGTGACGGCCTCTGATCAATTTGGGGAGGTGGATTTAACCCTCTTTCCGAACGTTTATCAAGCGGCACAGGAGTGGCTGCAACCAAACCAAGTAGTCCTGGTTACGGGTAATGTCGAAGAACGTCGGGGCTTACAGGTGGTGGTGGACCAACTCCAACCAGCTGCAAACGTTGTGCACCAGCAAACTACCGGTTCAAAACGGCTCTTTTTACAAATTCTCCCGACCCAAGAGCAACCCACGCAATTGCAACACTTACAGGCACTGTTGCAGGCACATCCCGGATCGGTCCCCGTGATTTTATACTGGGCGAGTTCTAAGCAACGGCAACTGTTGCCAAAGGCATGGCAAGTCAATCCCAGTTCGGACGTTATGGACCAACTACAGGCGTTGTTAGGGACGAAGAACGTGGTCTTAAAATGA
- a CDS encoding DUF2929 family protein — translation MRIIATNLTTLLWGVLYGEVIGYIGAALLQTPFTTTVALDVAIVGAIVALIGVNVIKFVMKP, via the coding sequence ATGCGCATTATTGCTACAAATTTAACAACGCTCTTATGGGGTGTGCTCTACGGTGAAGTCATTGGGTACATCGGAGCCGCCCTGTTGCAAACTCCGTTTACGACAACGGTCGCACTCGATGTGGCAATTGTAGGAGCCATCGTTGCCCTGATCGGGGTCAACGTTATCAAATTCGTGATGAAACCGTAA
- a CDS encoding Nif3-like dinuclear metal center hexameric protein produces the protein MTKVSEIIDRFEQFAPLTFKEPGDPTGFQLGDREAVVHQMMTTLDVRPEVVQEAIVCNVDFIFAHHPVMFRPATNLDLANPQNAMYAELLKHNITVYAAHTNLDNAPGGMNDWLAATLGLEQTTGLVEHEQQDDEPELAMGRVGMLPQPMTLTELATRCRERFNLRGIRVVSFDPKQVVQRVAILGGSGGKFYPAALAQHADVYITGDLFYHTAQDLLATGLTALDPGHHIESICKPRLRDLFDQWKAEAHWEITVLESELNTDPFQFQ, from the coding sequence ATGACAAAGGTTAGTGAAATTATTGACCGCTTTGAACAATTTGCCCCGTTAACGTTTAAAGAACCAGGGGATCCTACCGGTTTTCAGTTAGGTGATCGAGAGGCTGTGGTACATCAAATGATGACAACGCTCGACGTGCGGCCAGAGGTGGTACAAGAAGCCATCGTTTGCAACGTTGATTTTATCTTTGCCCACCATCCGGTAATGTTTCGGCCCGCCACGAATTTAGATTTGGCTAACCCCCAAAATGCAATGTATGCGGAGTTATTAAAGCATAATATTACGGTTTATGCGGCCCACACCAACCTGGATAATGCACCGGGGGGCATGAATGATTGGTTAGCAGCCACTCTGGGATTAGAGCAAACGACGGGTTTGGTTGAACACGAACAACAGGATGACGAACCAGAACTTGCTATGGGGCGGGTCGGCATGTTGCCCCAGCCCATGACCTTAACGGAACTGGCAACTCGCTGTCGGGAGCGGTTTAACCTGCGTGGGATCCGGGTCGTAAGTTTTGATCCAAAGCAAGTGGTGCAGCGGGTGGCCATTTTAGGCGGTAGTGGGGGTAAATTTTATCCAGCGGCTCTGGCCCAGCATGCGGATGTTTACATCACGGGCGATCTGTTTTACCATACGGCACAGGATTTGTTAGCCACGGGCTTAACGGCGCTTGATCCGGGACATCACATCGAAAGCATCTGCAAACCGCGTCTTCGTGATTTATTTGACCAGTGGAAAGCTGAGGCACATTGGGAAATTACGGTCTTAGAATCGGAACTTAATACCGATCCGTTTCAATTTCAATAA
- a CDS encoding tRNA (adenine(22)-N(1))-methyltransferase, with translation MTIQHLSKRLQAVAALVPSVPKLVDIGSDHAYLPAYLLQRQVIQTAIAGEVRQGPLANAQREITKLGLEAVMQARLGDGLTVLAPDEQVDVIVIAGMGGELITEILTRGQAQLRQHPVLVLQPNVDENVLRRWLQANHYQITAEQLVEDAGHFYEMLRAEFLPNPPALTKTELEFGPYLVRERSAIFRHKWQERLHKSELILRRLQASRKQPVAKMAAMQARITAIQEVLNDKG, from the coding sequence ATGACAATTCAACACCTATCCAAACGATTGCAAGCGGTGGCCGCCTTAGTTCCGTCGGTGCCTAAGTTAGTGGACATTGGCTCTGACCATGCTTATTTACCGGCCTATTTGTTGCAACGCCAAGTGATTCAGACGGCGATTGCGGGCGAGGTCCGCCAGGGCCCGTTAGCAAACGCGCAGCGCGAAATTACCAAACTAGGTTTAGAAGCCGTAATGCAGGCGCGGTTAGGGGACGGACTAACAGTCCTTGCTCCCGACGAACAGGTGGACGTGATTGTAATCGCCGGCATGGGGGGCGAACTGATTACGGAAATCCTGACGCGAGGCCAAGCGCAGTTACGGCAGCATCCGGTCTTGGTGTTGCAGCCAAATGTCGATGAAAACGTCTTGCGCCGGTGGTTGCAAGCTAATCACTATCAGATTACGGCTGAACAACTCGTCGAAGATGCTGGGCACTTTTACGAAATGTTGCGGGCTGAATTTTTGCCTAATCCACCCGCATTAACCAAAACGGAGTTGGAGTTTGGCCCGTACTTAGTTAGGGAACGGAGTGCGATTTTTCGCCACAAATGGCAGGAGCGGCTCCACAAGAGTGAACTTATTTTGCGGCGGTTGCAAGCTTCTCGAAAGCAACCCGTGGCTAAAATGGCGGCGATGCAAGCTCGCATTACAGCCATTCAGGAGGTACTTAATGACAAAGGTTAG